In a single window of the Balaenoptera acutorostrata chromosome 3, mBalAcu1.1, whole genome shotgun sequence genome:
- the CTXN2 gene encoding cortexin-2, which produces MSSTYCGNSSAKMSVSEVSAFSLTLEQKTGFAFVGILCIFLGLLIIRCFKILLDPYSSMPSSTWEGEVEEFDKGTFEYALA; this is translated from the coding sequence ATGAGTAGTACCTACTGTGGCAACTCTTCAGCTAAGATGAGTGTCAGTGAAGTGTCAGCTTTCTCGTTGACTCTGGAGCAAAAAACTGGCTTCGCTTTTGTTGggattttgtgtatcttcttggGACTTCTTATCATCAGATGCTTCAAAATCCTGTTAGACCCATATAGTAGCATGCCTTCCTCTACATGGGAAGGTGAAGTTGAAGAGTTTGATAAAGGGACATTTGAATATGCACTTGCCTGA